In Lactuca sativa cultivar Salinas chromosome 5, Lsat_Salinas_v11, whole genome shotgun sequence, the DNA window AAGTCATCGATAAGTTTTAAGGGTGGCGCCGCATGACGTACAGACGATGGCTTTCCACGATCTCCAATAAAATGGGATGTAACAGAACCTCGTCGCCGTCGACATATCCGCG includes these proteins:
- the LOC111878085 gene encoding uncharacterized protein LOC111878085, which codes for MVVFCFLVDQTLKMRRTKPVAGSCSRCGRGAKVADMSTATRFCYIPFYWRSWKAIVCTSCGATLKTYR